The following are encoded in a window of Nakamurella sp. A5-74 genomic DNA:
- a CDS encoding DUF2550 domain-containing protein, producing the protein MPLLEWIGLGLLVAIVASIVWLTARRMLLVRSGAIDICWRDRTTDAPAHGSGWSFGQAKYAGDELLFYRSFSLMLGAARRLDRATISLGESRAPIGVECDLLPPDSVVIDCSSGTSSVAQLAIDEIALTGLSSWIESAPTTRQRADP; encoded by the coding sequence ATGCCTCTCCTGGAGTGGATCGGGTTGGGGCTGCTGGTTGCGATCGTAGCGTCGATCGTCTGGCTCACCGCGCGCCGGATGCTGCTCGTCCGCAGCGGCGCAATCGACATCTGCTGGCGGGATCGGACCACCGATGCTCCCGCCCACGGCTCCGGCTGGTCCTTCGGCCAGGCCAAGTACGCCGGCGACGAGCTGCTGTTCTACCGCTCCTTCTCGCTGATGCTCGGTGCTGCCCGCAGGCTCGATCGGGCCACCATCTCACTGGGGGAGAGCCGGGCCCCGATCGGAGTGGAGTGCGACCTGCTGCCGCCGGACTCCGTCGTGATCGACTGCAGCAGTGGCACATCGTCCGTCGCCCAGCTGGCGATCGACGAGATCGCCCTCACCGGACTGTCGTCCTGGATCGAGTCGGCACCCACCACCCGGCAGCGCGCCGACCCCTGA
- a CDS encoding F0F1 ATP synthase subunit epsilon, whose amino-acid sequence MAEMQVELVAVERRIWSGPARMVVARTTDGDIGVLPGHAPLLAQLQEGFAARIVEADGTELNVAVHGGFLSVTKQKVSILAEGAELADEIDIAAARTAYDEAVRAGDDSDEQRETLRRARARLLAAGQSV is encoded by the coding sequence GTGGCGGAGATGCAGGTCGAACTGGTGGCGGTCGAGCGTCGGATCTGGTCGGGTCCCGCCCGGATGGTCGTCGCACGTACCACGGACGGTGACATCGGCGTGCTGCCTGGGCATGCTCCGCTGTTGGCCCAGCTGCAGGAGGGTTTCGCCGCCCGCATCGTCGAGGCCGACGGCACCGAGCTGAACGTCGCGGTGCACGGCGGATTCCTGTCCGTCACCAAGCAGAAGGTGTCGATCCTCGCCGAGGGCGCCGAGCTGGCTGACGAGATCGACATCGCCGCTGCACGCACCGCCTACGACGAAGCGGTCCGCGCCGGCGACGACTCCGACGAGCAGCGCGAGACGTTGCGCCGTGCGCGCGCCCGCCTGCTCGCCGCCGGCCAGAGCGTCTGA